One window from the genome of Nicotiana sylvestris chromosome 9, ASM39365v2, whole genome shotgun sequence encodes:
- the LOC138878193 gene encoding uncharacterized protein: MLTICSHNAYALIDPGSTLSCITPFVAGKLGIVHEILSDPFAVSTLVGELIIARRVYQGCMVLVCGRQTSADLVELEMLDFDAIAGMDWLAACYVIVDYQAKIEDFIFRVSQSLNVRDADAEIPILQSILVVKEYADVFLDELLGIPPEREIDFGIDLLPGTQPISIPPYRMSPTKLKELKEQLKDLLEKGFIRPSTSPWGALVLFVWKKDDSLRMCIDYRKLTR, translated from the exons atgttgaccatttgcTCACACAATGCTTATGCATTGATAGACCCGGGATCTACTTTATCGtgtattaccccatttgtcgcGGGGAAGTTGGGTATAGTACatgaaatactaagtgatccttttgcggTATCTACACTGGTCGGAGAATTGATTATTGCTAGACGGGTTTACCAAGGTTGTATGGTGTTAGTTTGTGGTCGTCAGACCTCAGCCGACCTAGTTGagctagagatgttggattttgatgctatcgcgggcatggactggttggcagcTTGCTATGTCATAGTTGATTATCAAGCAAAGATAGAAGATTTCATTTTCCGGGTGAGCCAGTCCTTGAATG TTAGAGATGCAGATGCTGAGATACCTATACTTCAGTCTATTCTAGTAGTCAAAGAGTACGCAGATGTATTCCTAGATGAACTTCTAGGTATTCCTCcagagcgagagattgattttggcattgatttgctTCCAGGAactcaaccaatatccatccctccgtatagaatgtcacctaccaaattgaaggagttgaaggagcagttaaaagatttgctagagaaaggtttcatcaggcctagtacctcaccttggggtgcactggtACTATTTGTATGGAAGAAAGACGACTCActgaggatgtgtatcgattataggaAACTAACAAGGTAA